The following coding sequences are from one Schizosaccharomyces osmophilus chromosome 1, complete sequence window:
- the cys12 gene encoding cysteine synthase-like protein Cys12, whose product MARRHQDIVGGVLAGAVICYLFQKWIASKTSFRSQETNLKEDIVEGVEGLIGNTKLVKIKSLSEATGCEILAKAEFLNPGNSPKDRVALEMMLSAQDKGELTPHENDVVYEGTAGSTGISLAMLCCSLGYKCHIFMPSDQSKEKSDVLELLGAHVQRVPPAPIVDRNHFVNAAHDHALQHTKDNSIPGKGYFSNQFENPANWQAHYKTTGPEIWRQCGGKLDAFVAGSGTGGTMGGIAKYLKSESPSIKICLADPPGSGLYHKVLHGVMFDLAEREGTRRRHQIDTIVEGVGINRMTRNFSIAKPHIDYAYRVSDGQAVAMSRYLIVNDGLFVGSSSAINCVAAVRLAKQLGPGHRIVTLLCDPGNRHFSKLYNSEFLKKRNLDASLPTSLDFVNP is encoded by the coding sequence tcaaaaatggaTAGCATCCAAAACTTCATTCAGGTCACAAGAAACGAATTTAAAGGAGGATATTGTTGAGGGCGTGGAAGGACTTATTGGAAATACCAAACTCGTGAAAATCAAGTCCCTGTCCGAAGCAACCGGTTGCGAAATCTTAGCCAAGGCCGAATTCCTCAACCCAGGAAACTCTCCCAAGGATCGTGTCGCCCTTGAAATGATGTTAAGTGCCCAGGACAAGGGTGAACTCACTCCCCACGAAAACGACGTTGTCTATGAAGGAACCGCTGGATCCACGGGGATCTCTCTCGCTATGCTTTGTTGTTCTCTTGGATACAAATGCCACATCTTTATGCCAAGCGATCAatccaaggaaaaaagtGACGTCTTGGAGTTGCTGGGTGCCCATGTTCAGCGTGTTCCCCCAGCTCCTATCGTCGACCGTAATCATTTCGTGAACGCTGCACACGACCATGCTCTTCAACACACAAAGGACAATTCTATTCCCGGAAAAGGCTACTTTTCCAACCAGTTTGAAAACCCTGCAAACTGGCAAGCACACTATAAAACCACCGGCCCAGAAATCTGGCGTCAATGTGGAGGAAAATTGGATGCATTTGTGGCTGGCTCTGGCACAGGAGGAACTATGGGTGGTATCGCAAAGTACCTAAAATCCGAATCGCCTTCCATAAAAATCTGTCTGGCTGATCCCCCGGGAAGCGGTCTTTATCACAAAGTCCTTCACGGCGTTATGTTTGACTTGGCAGAACGGGAGGGAACTCGCCGTCGTCACCAAATTGACACCATTGTTGAAGGCGTCGGTATTAATCGCATGACCCGCAACTTTTCTATTGCCAAACCTCACATCGATTATGCGTATCGGGTCTCAGACGGACAAGCGGTTGCTATGTCGCGATACTTGATTGTTAATGACGGGCTTTTTGTTGGTAGTTCTTCTGCTATAAACTGCGTCGCTGCAGTACGTCTTGCCAAACAACTTGGTCCCGGTCATCGTATTGTCACTCTTCTCTGTGATCCTGGAAATCGCCATTTTTCCAAACTTTACAATTCCgaatttctcaaaaagagaaatttgGATGCATCTCTTCCCACTTCTCTGGATTTTGTTAACCCTTAA